In Candidatus Nanosynbacter lyticus, one genomic interval encodes:
- a CDS encoding valine--tRNA ligase has protein sequence MELLMQLAKQYIPNDYEPNIYAMWETSGALEPTGLGKPYSIVMPPPNANGNLHIGHALDMNLKDIMIRYHRMKGDDAIFIPGADHAGFETWVVYERELTKQGKSRFDFSRDQLYSQVWNFVQEKRGNMELQLRALGISASWKHLTFTLDNKVISTVYDTFKKMWDDDLIYRGERIVNYCTKHQTSFADIEVEHKNEKGKLWQIAYPTLDKIGEIIVATTRPETMLGDVAVAVHPDDERYKHLIGTRILLPIIDKEIPIIADEYVDMSYGTGAVKITPAHDPNDFEIAKRHDLPLESIISQAGKMINVPAQFLGLTPEEARARVLEALDALELRRGESNIEHAVGHCYKCGSVIEPMVKEQWFIKMEPLAKPAIDALERGEVTFYPASKSRELISYLKQLKDWNISRQIPWGIPIPAFVNENNPKDWIFDTRTNEQKIVVNNTTYIREEDTFDTWFSSGQWPYVVTDYLGDGELAKYFPTSLMETGMDIMRAWVSRMIMLSLYRTGKLPFKEVYLHGMVNDEHNQKMSKSKGNVINPMELVAEFGSDATRMGIIAGRAPAQHQAFNKGSVIAARNFCNKLWNIARFVEAQIGDNHQIVELEPQTLADHWIIRQLNDAANNVAIRLEQYRFSEASETVYHTIWDDVADWYIESSKTSINRPLLSWVLATSLKIAHPFAPFVTETIWQTLNYTDGILMRETWPTPEKFDPIAAEQFEQLKTLVTEGRWVIAELPGNKKYRLLYGNDSLISDNQDTIKHLMRLESVEHTDQPRGLRLAAANREAWLDIDSETLYQHQENLEVRLAEARQKLSGLQKRLDNPTYIEKAPTHLVEETREQLAEQEKIIARLVSELEVISLK, from the coding sequence ATGGAATTACTTATGCAGCTAGCCAAACAATACATACCAAATGATTACGAACCAAACATTTATGCCATGTGGGAAACTAGTGGCGCTCTAGAGCCGACAGGGTTAGGTAAGCCATATTCTATAGTTATGCCGCCGCCTAACGCTAATGGTAATTTACATATAGGCCACGCCTTGGATATGAATTTGAAGGACATTATGATCCGCTATCACCGTATGAAGGGTGATGATGCGATATTTATTCCTGGTGCCGATCATGCTGGCTTCGAGACTTGGGTAGTGTATGAGAGGGAATTGACCAAGCAAGGGAAGAGCCGGTTTGATTTTTCTCGAGATCAGCTCTATAGCCAAGTCTGGAATTTCGTCCAAGAAAAGCGCGGTAATATGGAACTACAACTGCGCGCTCTAGGTATTAGTGCTTCTTGGAAACATCTAACGTTTACCTTGGATAATAAAGTTATTAGCACTGTATATGACACCTTCAAAAAGATGTGGGATGATGATCTAATCTACAGAGGTGAGCGCATCGTTAATTACTGCACTAAACACCAAACTAGTTTCGCTGATATTGAAGTAGAACATAAGAATGAAAAGGGGAAGTTATGGCAAATAGCTTACCCAACATTGGACAAAATTGGCGAGATTATCGTGGCTACCACTCGCCCCGAAACTATGCTTGGCGACGTAGCAGTAGCAGTCCACCCAGATGACGAAAGATACAAGCACCTCATTGGTACACGTATTTTATTACCAATTATTGATAAAGAAATTCCAATTATTGCAGACGAATACGTTGATATGAGTTATGGCACTGGCGCGGTTAAGATTACTCCAGCCCACGATCCGAACGATTTTGAAATTGCCAAACGACACGATTTGCCTTTAGAGTCAATCATTAGCCAAGCAGGCAAGATGATAAATGTTCCTGCACAATTCTTAGGGTTAACCCCAGAAGAAGCCCGTGCTCGAGTTTTAGAAGCCCTAGACGCACTGGAATTGCGCCGCGGTGAAAGCAATATTGAGCATGCTGTCGGTCATTGTTATAAATGTGGTAGCGTTATTGAACCAATGGTTAAGGAGCAATGGTTTATTAAAATGGAGCCTTTGGCCAAACCAGCAATTGATGCGCTTGAAAGGGGAGAAGTTACTTTTTATCCCGCCTCTAAAAGCCGCGAGCTTATCTCATATCTCAAACAGCTAAAGGACTGGAATATCTCGCGTCAAATCCCGTGGGGAATTCCAATTCCAGCATTTGTTAATGAAAATAATCCTAAAGATTGGATATTCGACACTCGTACTAATGAACAGAAGATTGTTGTGAATAACACAACATATATTAGAGAAGAAGACACCTTCGACACCTGGTTCTCATCCGGTCAATGGCCATATGTAGTAACTGACTATTTAGGCGACGGGGAACTAGCCAAATATTTCCCAACCAGCCTGATGGAAACAGGCATGGACATCATGCGCGCTTGGGTATCTCGAATGATTATGTTGAGTCTATATCGTACAGGTAAACTACCTTTCAAAGAGGTTTATCTACACGGCATGGTTAATGATGAGCATAACCAAAAAATGTCTAAGTCCAAAGGCAACGTTATTAATCCAATGGAGTTGGTGGCTGAATTTGGCTCAGATGCCACGCGCATGGGAATTATCGCTGGTCGCGCCCCAGCCCAACATCAGGCCTTTAATAAAGGTTCGGTTATTGCTGCACGTAATTTCTGCAATAAACTCTGGAATATAGCCCGATTTGTTGAGGCACAAATTGGCGATAATCATCAAATTGTCGAGCTGGAGCCACAAACTCTGGCCGACCACTGGATTATTCGTCAATTAAATGACGCTGCCAATAACGTGGCCATTCGACTAGAGCAGTATCGTTTTTCTGAAGCATCAGAAACGGTTTACCATACCATTTGGGACGACGTAGCCGACTGGTATATCGAATCATCTAAAACTTCAATTAACCGCCCACTATTATCATGGGTACTGGCGACTTCTCTAAAAATTGCACACCCATTTGCGCCGTTTGTTACGGAAACAATTTGGCAAACTCTTAACTATACCGATGGAATCTTAATGCGTGAAACTTGGCCGACTCCAGAAAAATTTGACCCAATTGCCGCTGAGCAATTCGAACAGTTAAAGACACTAGTTACCGAGGGCCGCTGGGTGATTGCTGAATTGCCAGGTAATAAAAAATATCGATTATTATACGGTAACGACAGTCTAATTTCTGATAACCAGGACACTATTAAACATCTGATGCGCCTCGAGTCAGTCGAACATACAGATCAGCCGCGTGGCCTTCGTTTAGCTGCGGCAAACAGGGAAGCGTGGCTGGATATTGATAGCGAAACTCTATATCAGCATCAGGAAAATCTTGAGGTTAGATTAGCAGAAGCACGCCAAAAATTGTCAGGATTACAGAAACGACTAGACAACCCAACTTACATTGAGAAAGCCCCAACACACCTTGTTGAGGAAACTCGCGAACAATTAGCCGAGCAGGAAAAAATCATTGCTCGGCTGGTTTCAGAATTAGAAGTAATTAGCTTGAAATAG